In one Pseudomonas sp. R84 genomic region, the following are encoded:
- a CDS encoding DUF6543 domain-containing protein, which produces MATKTPVRGTVSVDVHTRPNQTPETRTPHLDSTISVGTSRDGQPARSGNVAPDNDLDAISPAPAIKIQPATPHAENQISVQQPIEHYRMAASATLPAIDASGFRTYKGRRYVDMADGGIVLVTVDADTGRYRARLASERLPSGPVLLRDADSGLWRVAEDHHVISVPLTDPDLRTFRSDLNFSTSEPDSDGVFRHDGKRYALIDGHAYQVMLDTDASTPVQKVWRIVNAKDSVATDSENIYHASRSGESHAITRDGQDTWAFAASGLRGGMRRGERPGAGTQASLATLLHDYAPFAAVHKELVESSERYNSLYREARALPTDSSAQTAALIAVEVHLLKHIKKQADFIQSLVDNKDWLVRLKARGEFKKELHTFRMDRVSYLNRLMTVMDLKLAPTFATLNSDNCKKMIANLNKKLKILEDREVLMGQIRKASPGAEPDLVELSQEVPTAERVTFNKLSLYVHLFAGTPDHTPNATMHSLPSINLFNGDLHNIPEGSQPLALMLTLDQIRRDKSRFEAWLSTDSVKAEYAREILALTDTVENRIETRLNELLATFDRNTELPSRDQDIDFDFLPVQPGNSGTTRPATPRKVFSTRRHGTSRILVGETETAADGSVIIKVSNPLQPDGPTERYEKRQGEWLPVRPPIVSTPRPELIAEANRLLADVEKHIAAARAKETAKDNPTEIIEDLEKAIEPLNEQARRLQNHENAAEDSEIQSLAERLQTAADTLSAHGQSVLVRMYKNKDVLDILRLNYLIDHAELNAVKTVDRKQQGKGRDKSFLDVYSIRDRVDNAPLWEAHFHYDKDNSEPLNFTIRGSHLKTLEQSKRGIESQRRDEQAGLPHVAIWRQTFDGKTARKIFALASEATAAVR; this is translated from the coding sequence ATGGCTACTAAAACGCCCGTCAGAGGCACCGTTTCGGTCGACGTCCATACGCGTCCGAATCAAACACCGGAGACCCGGACGCCGCACCTCGACAGCACGATCAGCGTCGGCACAAGCCGGGACGGACAGCCAGCGCGATCGGGCAACGTCGCCCCGGATAACGACCTCGACGCTATCAGCCCGGCCCCGGCCATCAAGATTCAACCGGCAACGCCTCACGCTGAAAACCAGATATCCGTGCAGCAGCCGATCGAACATTACCGAATGGCTGCGTCGGCCACGTTGCCTGCTATCGACGCCAGCGGATTCAGAACGTACAAGGGTCGCCGCTATGTCGATATGGCCGATGGTGGCATTGTGCTCGTCACAGTGGACGCTGACACGGGCCGGTATCGGGCCAGACTGGCCAGCGAGCGATTGCCTTCCGGCCCGGTGCTGCTGCGCGACGCCGACAGCGGACTTTGGCGTGTCGCCGAGGATCACCACGTTATCAGCGTGCCGCTGACCGATCCCGACCTGCGAACCTTTCGCTCGGATCTGAATTTCAGCACCAGCGAACCCGACAGCGACGGCGTGTTTCGACATGATGGCAAACGCTACGCGCTGATCGACGGCCATGCGTATCAGGTCATGCTCGATACGGATGCCTCCACGCCTGTGCAGAAGGTATGGCGCATCGTCAACGCCAAAGACTCCGTGGCGACAGACAGCGAAAATATCTATCACGCCAGCCGTAGCGGCGAATCGCACGCCATCACGCGCGACGGGCAAGACACCTGGGCGTTTGCCGCCTCAGGTTTACGGGGCGGCATGCGCCGTGGGGAAAGGCCTGGAGCCGGGACACAAGCAAGCCTGGCGACCCTGCTGCACGACTATGCACCCTTCGCAGCGGTCCACAAGGAACTCGTCGAATCGTCTGAGCGGTACAACAGCCTTTACCGCGAGGCGCGTGCTTTGCCCACGGACAGTTCAGCACAGACCGCAGCCCTGATCGCCGTTGAGGTCCATCTGCTCAAGCACATCAAGAAGCAGGCGGACTTTATCCAGTCACTCGTCGACAACAAGGATTGGCTGGTGCGGTTAAAAGCCCGCGGGGAATTCAAAAAGGAGCTGCACACCTTCCGGATGGATCGAGTGAGTTACCTGAATCGGCTCATGACGGTCATGGACTTGAAGCTCGCACCGACCTTCGCAACGCTGAACAGCGACAACTGCAAAAAAATGATCGCTAACCTGAACAAAAAACTGAAGATTCTCGAAGACCGGGAAGTGCTGATGGGGCAGATCAGAAAAGCCTCCCCGGGGGCGGAACCCGATCTCGTCGAACTGAGTCAGGAAGTGCCCACGGCCGAGCGTGTCACCTTCAACAAGTTGAGTTTGTACGTCCACTTGTTCGCAGGCACACCTGATCACACGCCAAACGCGACCATGCACTCGCTGCCCTCCATCAATCTGTTCAACGGCGATCTGCACAACATTCCCGAAGGCTCGCAGCCATTGGCGTTGATGCTGACGCTTGATCAAATCAGACGCGACAAAAGCCGTTTTGAAGCATGGCTGTCGACGGACAGCGTCAAGGCCGAGTACGCCAGGGAAATCCTCGCGCTGACTGACACCGTCGAGAACAGAATCGAGACACGACTGAACGAACTCCTGGCTACGTTTGACCGCAATACCGAACTGCCCAGCCGGGATCAGGACATCGACTTCGACTTCCTTCCAGTACAACCGGGCAATAGCGGAACCACACGCCCGGCAACGCCCAGAAAGGTGTTCAGCACGCGCCGGCACGGTACTTCAAGAATCCTCGTCGGCGAGACGGAAACCGCCGCAGACGGCAGTGTCATCATCAAGGTTTCCAACCCGCTCCAGCCGGATGGCCCGACTGAACGATACGAGAAAAGGCAGGGTGAATGGCTGCCCGTTCGTCCACCCATCGTCAGCACTCCGCGACCGGAACTGATAGCCGAGGCCAACCGCTTATTGGCTGATGTTGAAAAGCACATTGCCGCAGCACGGGCCAAAGAAACCGCGAAAGACAATCCGACGGAAATCATTGAAGACCTGGAAAAAGCCATCGAACCGCTCAACGAGCAGGCACGCCGCCTGCAAAACCACGAAAACGCGGCCGAGGATAGCGAGATCCAGAGCTTGGCCGAACGCTTGCAAACGGCCGCAGACACATTGTCCGCACATGGCCAAAGCGTGCTGGTGCGGATGTACAAGAACAAGGACGTGCTGGACATTCTGCGCCTGAATTATCTGATCGATCACGCTGAGCTGAACGCCGTCAAAACCGTTGATCGCAAACAGCAGGGCAAAGGCCGGGACAAGTCGTTTCTCGACGTCTACTCGATCCGCGATCGCGTCGACAATGCGCCGTTATGGGAAGCGCACTTTCACTACGACAAAGACAACAGCGAGCCGCTGAATTTCACCATCAGGGGCAGCCATCTGAAAACCCTCGAACAGAGCAAGCGCGGCATCGAGTCCCAGCGCCGCGACGAACAGGCCGGTCTGCCCCACGTTGCCATCTGGCGCCAGACTTTCGATGGCAAGACCGCACGCAAGATTTTTGCTCTGGCGAGCGAGGCGACAGCGGCGGTCCGCTGA
- a CDS encoding YgiQ family radical SAM protein — protein MQAAKPLFDYPKYWAECFGPAPFLPMSREEMDQLGWDSCDIIIVTGDAYVDHPSFGMAIIGRLLESQGFRVGIIAQPNWQSKDDFMKLGEPNLFFGVAAGNMDSMINRYTADKKIRSDDAYTPGGMAGKRPDRASLVYSQRCKEAYKHVPIVLGGIEASLRRIAHYDYWQDRVRNSILIDASADILLYGNAERAIVEVAQRLSYGHKIEDITDVRGTAFIRRDTPKDWYEVDSTRIDRPGKVDKIINPYVNTQDTQACAIEQEKGPVEDPQEAKVVQILASPRMTRDKTVIRLPSVEKVRGDAVLYAHANRVLHLETNPGNARALVQKHGEVDVWFNPPPIPMTTEEMDYVFGMPYARVPHPAYGKEKIPAYDMIRFSVNIMRGCFGGCTFCSITEHEGRIIQNRSEESIIREIEEIRDKVPGFTGVISDLGGPTANMYRIACKTPEIESACRKPSCVFPGICPNLNTDHSSLIQLYRSARALPGVKKILIASGLRYDLAVESPEYVKELVTHHVGGYLKIAPEHTEEGPLNQMMKPGIGSYDKFKRMFEKYTKEAGKEQYLIPYFIAAHPGTTDEDMMNLALWLKGNGFRADQVQAFYPSPMATATAMYHSGKNPLRKVTYKSDGVTIVKSEEQRRLHKAFLRYHDPKGWPMLREALIRMGRGDLIGSGKDQLIPTHQPATDSYQSARRKNSTPAGSHKVAKEGKEKTTKILTQHTGLPPRASDGGNPWDKREQAKAAAFARNQQAAKERKDAAKGKGPKPTRKPVVPR, from the coding sequence ATGCAAGCAGCCAAGCCGTTATTTGACTATCCAAAATATTGGGCCGAATGTTTCGGGCCAGCGCCATTCCTGCCGATGAGCAGGGAGGAGATGGATCAGCTTGGCTGGGATTCCTGTGACATCATCATTGTTACCGGAGATGCCTACGTCGATCACCCGTCGTTCGGCATGGCGATCATTGGCCGGCTGCTGGAGTCGCAAGGCTTCCGCGTCGGGATCATTGCGCAGCCGAACTGGCAGTCCAAAGACGACTTCATGAAGCTCGGCGAGCCGAATCTGTTCTTCGGGGTTGCGGCGGGCAACATGGACTCGATGATCAACCGCTACACCGCGGACAAGAAAATCCGTTCCGACGACGCCTATACGCCAGGCGGCATGGCCGGCAAGCGTCCGGATCGCGCGAGCCTGGTTTACAGCCAGCGCTGCAAAGAAGCGTACAAGCATGTGCCGATCGTCCTTGGCGGCATCGAAGCCTCGCTGCGTCGCATCGCTCACTACGACTACTGGCAGGATCGCGTGCGTAACTCGATCCTGATCGACGCCAGCGCCGACATTCTGCTGTACGGCAACGCCGAGCGCGCGATCGTCGAAGTTGCCCAGCGTCTGTCCTACGGGCACAAGATCGAAGACATCACCGACGTGCGCGGCACCGCGTTCATTCGTCGTGATACGCCGAAAGACTGGTACGAAGTCGACTCGACGCGTATCGACCGTCCGGGCAAGGTCGACAAGATCATCAACCCGTACGTGAACACTCAGGACACCCAGGCCTGCGCCATCGAACAGGAAAAGGGTCCGGTCGAAGATCCGCAGGAAGCCAAGGTCGTACAGATCCTGGCCAGCCCGCGCATGACCCGTGACAAGACCGTAATTCGCCTGCCATCGGTTGAAAAGGTCCGTGGCGACGCCGTTCTGTATGCCCACGCCAACCGCGTGCTGCACCTCGAGACCAACCCGGGCAACGCCCGCGCACTGGTGCAGAAGCATGGCGAAGTCGATGTCTGGTTCAACCCGCCGCCGATTCCGATGACCACTGAAGAAATGGACTACGTGTTCGGCATGCCTTACGCACGTGTTCCGCACCCTGCGTATGGCAAGGAGAAGATCCCGGCCTACGACATGATCCGTTTCTCGGTGAACATCATGCGTGGCTGCTTCGGTGGCTGCACCTTCTGCTCGATCACCGAGCACGAAGGCCGGATCATCCAGAACCGTTCCGAAGAGTCGATCATTCGCGAAATCGAAGAGATCCGCGACAAGGTCCCGGGTTTCACCGGCGTCATTTCCGACCTCGGCGGCCCGACCGCGAACATGTACCGCATTGCCTGCAAAACGCCGGAAATCGAATCCGCGTGCCGCAAGCCGTCCTGCGTGTTCCCAGGCATCTGCCCGAACCTGAACACCGACCACTCGTCGCTGATTCAGCTGTACCGCAGCGCCCGTGCCTTGCCGGGTGTGAAGAAGATTCTGATTGCCTCTGGCCTGCGTTACGACCTCGCGGTTGAATCGCCGGAGTACGTCAAAGAGCTGGTCACTCACCACGTTGGTGGTTACCTGAAGATCGCCCCGGAACACACCGAGGAAGGTCCGCTCAACCAGATGATGAAACCGGGCATTGGCAGCTATGACAAGTTCAAGCGCATGTTCGAGAAGTACACCAAGGAAGCGGGCAAGGAGCAGTACCTGATTCCGTACTTCATCGCCGCCCACCCGGGCACCACCGACGAAGACATGATGAACCTCGCTCTGTGGCTCAAGGGCAATGGCTTCCGCGCTGACCAGGTGCAAGCGTTCTACCCGTCGCCGATGGCCACCGCCACCGCGATGTACCACTCGGGCAAGAACCCGCTGCGCAAAGTCACCTACAAAAGCGACGGCGTGACCATCGTCAAGAGCGAAGAGCAGCGTCGTCTGCACAAGGCATTCTTGCGGTATCACGACCCGAAAGGCTGGCCAATGCTGCGTGAAGCGCTGATCCGCATGGGCCGTGGCGACCTGATCGGTTCGGGCAAGGATCAACTGATCCCGACGCACCAGCCGGCTACCGACAGCTACCAGAGCGCCCGTCGCAAGAACTCGACGCCAGCCGGCAGCCATAAAGTCGCGAAGGAAGGCAAAGAGAAGACCACCAAGATCCTCACCCAGCACACCGGTCTGCCGCCGCGTGCCAGTGATGGTGGTAATCCTTGGGACAAGCGTGAGCAGGCCAAGGCGGCGGCGTTTGCCCGCAACCAGCAGGCGGCCAAGGAGCGCAAGGACGCCGCGAAAGGCAAAGGGCCGAAGCCGACACGCAAGCCGGTCGTGCCGCGCTAA
- a CDS encoding transglutaminase family protein has protein sequence MSIHVALHHVTHYRYDRAVELGPQIVRLRPAAHSRTRILSYALKVSPEQHFINWQQDPQGNYLARLVFPEKTNELRIEVDLLAEMAVFNPFDFFLEPYAEKIPFAYAADERKELAPYLETLPLTPKFKAYLDAIDRTSLPAVDFLVALNQRLSEDIGYLIRMEPGVQTPEHTLEHASGSCRDSAWLLVQLLRNLGLAARFVSGYLIQLTADVKSLDGPSGTDVDFTDLHAWCEVYLPGAGWIGLDATSGLFAGEGHIPLACSPDPSSAAPISGLVEPCECAFSHEMSVERIWEAPRVTKPYSDEQWQAIQTLGRQIDADLLADDVRLTMGGEPTFVSIDDPDGAEWNTAALGDDKRRLSAELFQRMRKHYAPKGLVHFGQGKWYPGEQLPRWSLNCYWRRDGVPIWHNDALIADEQQDYGANGELAGRFLASVAERLKLPTRFVFPAYEDNFYYLWREGTLPSNVSAEDSRLEEPLERARLRKVFSQGLNKVIGQVLPLARTAKGDQWQSGRWYLRDEHCRLVPGDSPLGYRLPLGSQPWVKAAEYPFIHPQDPNQDFPELPQTAQLNSPGEAATPDERVPKIDESADWLTRTAFCAEAREGRLYLFMPPLERLEDYLELVAAIEATAEELHCPVLLEGYEPPSDPRLSNFRITPDPGVIEVNVQPSATWDELVERTEFLYEEARQTRLTTEKFMIDGRHTGTGGGNHFVLGGATPADSPFLRRPDLLRSLISYWHNHPSLSYLFSGLFIGPTSQAPRVDEARNDALYELEIAFAQMPEPGEECAPWLVDRLLRNLLIDVTGNTHRAEFCIDKLYSPDGATGRLGLLELRAFEMPPHACMSLAQQLLLRALVARFWREPYAPAKLARWGTELHDRFLLPHFIEQDFADVIVELNNAGYPMRAEWFAAHLEFRFPKVGDYAVNGIELELRQALEPWHVLGEEGATGGTVRYVDSSLERLQVKLKGLPPQRYLLTCNGIAVPLHPTGRVGEFVAGVRYRAWQPANCLQPTIPVHAPLVFDLLDTWMGRSLGGCQYHVAHPGGRNYETLPVNANEAESRRMARFFRVGHTPGKLPIPNVEISDELPMTIDLRRF, from the coding sequence GTGTCGATTCATGTCGCATTGCATCACGTCACGCATTACCGCTACGACCGCGCTGTCGAACTCGGCCCGCAGATCGTTCGCCTGCGCCCGGCCGCCCACAGCCGCACGCGGATTCTGTCGTATGCGCTGAAAGTCTCGCCCGAGCAGCATTTCATCAACTGGCAGCAGGATCCGCAGGGCAATTACCTCGCGCGGCTGGTGTTCCCCGAGAAAACCAATGAGTTGCGCATCGAAGTCGATCTGCTCGCCGAGATGGCGGTGTTCAATCCGTTCGACTTCTTCCTCGAGCCCTACGCCGAGAAAATCCCCTTCGCCTACGCCGCCGATGAGCGTAAGGAATTGGCGCCGTACCTCGAAACCCTGCCGCTGACCCCCAAATTCAAAGCCTATCTGGACGCCATCGACCGCACATCGCTGCCAGCGGTGGATTTTCTGGTGGCGCTCAACCAGCGCCTGAGCGAAGACATCGGTTACCTGATCCGCATGGAGCCGGGCGTGCAAACCCCGGAGCACACCCTCGAACATGCCTCCGGCTCCTGCCGGGATTCGGCGTGGCTGCTGGTGCAACTACTGCGCAACCTTGGATTGGCCGCGCGGTTTGTCTCCGGGTATCTGATTCAACTGACCGCCGATGTGAAAAGCCTCGACGGCCCATCCGGCACTGACGTCGATTTCACTGACCTGCACGCCTGGTGCGAGGTGTATTTGCCGGGCGCGGGCTGGATCGGCCTGGATGCGACTTCCGGGCTGTTTGCCGGTGAAGGGCATATCCCGTTGGCGTGTAGTCCAGATCCGTCCTCGGCGGCACCGATCAGTGGCTTGGTCGAACCTTGCGAATGTGCGTTCAGCCACGAAATGTCGGTGGAGCGGATCTGGGAGGCGCCGCGCGTCACCAAGCCTTACAGCGATGAGCAATGGCAGGCGATTCAAACGCTGGGTCGGCAGATCGATGCCGACCTGCTGGCAGACGACGTGCGCCTGACTATGGGCGGCGAGCCGACGTTCGTTTCCATCGACGATCCGGACGGCGCCGAGTGGAACACCGCCGCGTTGGGTGACGATAAACGTCGACTGTCCGCCGAACTGTTCCAGCGCATGCGCAAACATTACGCGCCGAAAGGTCTGGTGCATTTTGGTCAGGGCAAGTGGTATCCCGGCGAGCAACTGCCGCGCTGGTCGCTCAATTGCTACTGGCGCCGTGACGGCGTGCCGATCTGGCATAACGATGCTTTGATCGCCGACGAGCAACAGGATTACGGCGCCAATGGCGAATTGGCCGGACGCTTCCTGGCGAGTGTCGCCGAGCGCCTGAAATTACCTACGCGTTTTGTGTTCCCGGCCTACGAAGACAACTTCTATTACCTCTGGCGCGAGGGCACATTACCCAGCAACGTCAGCGCCGAAGATTCGCGTCTGGAGGAGCCGCTGGAGCGCGCACGCCTGCGCAAAGTCTTCAGTCAGGGCCTGAACAAGGTGATCGGCCAGGTGCTGCCGCTGGCGCGCACCGCCAAGGGCGATCAATGGCAGAGCGGGCGCTGGTACCTGCGTGATGAGCACTGCCGTCTGGTCCCGGGAGATTCGCCGCTGGGTTATCGCTTGCCGTTGGGTTCGCAGCCGTGGGTGAAAGCCGCCGAGTATCCGTTTATTCATCCACAGGATCCGAATCAGGATTTTCCCGAGTTGCCGCAAACTGCGCAGCTCAATAGTCCAGGCGAAGCGGCTACGCCCGACGAACGCGTGCCAAAAATCGACGAATCCGCCGACTGGCTGACACGCACCGCGTTTTGTGCCGAAGCCCGTGAGGGGCGTTTGTACCTGTTCATGCCGCCGCTGGAGCGGCTCGAGGATTATCTGGAACTGGTCGCGGCGATCGAAGCCACCGCCGAAGAATTGCATTGCCCGGTGCTGCTGGAAGGCTATGAGCCGCCGAGCGATCCGCGCCTGAGCAACTTCCGTATCACCCCTGATCCGGGCGTGATCGAAGTCAACGTGCAACCCTCGGCCACGTGGGACGAATTGGTCGAGCGCACCGAGTTTCTGTATGAAGAGGCGCGCCAGACCCGCCTGACCACCGAGAAATTCATGATCGATGGCCGTCACACCGGTACCGGCGGCGGCAATCACTTTGTGCTCGGGGGCGCGACGCCAGCGGATTCGCCGTTCCTGCGTCGCCCGGATCTGTTGCGCAGCCTGATCAGTTACTGGCACAACCATCCTTCGCTGTCCTACCTGTTTTCCGGTTTGTTCATTGGCCCGACGTCCCAAGCGCCACGGGTTGACGAGGCGCGCAATGACGCGCTGTACGAACTGGAAATCGCTTTCGCGCAGATGCCCGAGCCGGGCGAGGAATGTGCACCGTGGCTGGTTGATCGACTGCTGCGCAATTTGCTGATCGACGTCACCGGCAACACTCACCGTGCCGAGTTCTGCATCGACAAACTGTATTCGCCGGACGGCGCCACCGGGCGTCTCGGCTTGCTGGAGTTGCGCGCCTTTGAAATGCCGCCCCATGCGTGCATGAGCCTGGCTCAGCAGTTGTTACTGCGAGCACTGGTCGCACGTTTCTGGCGTGAGCCTTATGCGCCGGCGAAACTTGCGCGTTGGGGCACTGAACTGCACGACCGTTTCCTGCTGCCGCACTTTATCGAACAGGACTTCGCCGACGTCATCGTCGAACTCAACAACGCCGGTTATCCAATGCGCGCGGAATGGTTCGCCGCGCATCTGGAATTTCGTTTTCCCAAGGTTGGCGATTACGCCGTTAACGGTATCGAGCTCGAATTGCGTCAGGCGCTGGAGCCATGGCATGTCCTGGGCGAGGAGGGCGCGACAGGTGGCACGGTGCGTTACGTCGACTCATCGCTGGAGCGCCTGCAGGTCAAGCTCAAAGGCTTGCCGCCGCAGCGTTATCTGCTGACCTGTAATGGCATCGCCGTGCCATTGCATCCGACCGGACGCGTAGGAGAGTTCGTCGCTGGGGTGCGTTATCGCGCGTGGCAACCGGCTAACTGCTTGCAACCGACCATCCCGGTGCACGCGCCGCTGGTGTTCGACCTGCTCGACACCTGGATGGGCCGGTCACTGGGCGGTTGTCAGTACCATGTTGCCCATCCGGGCGGGCGCAATTACGAGACATTGCCAGTCAACGCCAACGAAGCCGAAAGCCGGCGTATGGCGCGGTTCTTTCGCGTCGGACACACGCCGGGGAAACTTCCTATACCGAATGTAGAAATCAGTGACGAGCTACCGATGACAATCGATTTACGACGTTTCTAA
- a CDS encoding circularly permuted type 2 ATP-grasp protein translates to MPDLLDRYPLTAGTYHELLDGSGAVRPHWRRLFDQLQRSTPAQLVQRQALLARQIQENGVTYNVYADPKGADRPWELDLLPHVIAADEWQQLSAGIAQRARLLNAVLADLYGPQRLISEGLLPAELVFGHNNFLWPCQHIAPPEEIFLHLYAVDLARTPDGRWWVTADRTQAPSGAGYALENRTIVSRAFPELYRDLKVQHLAGFFRALQETLARQAPSDDDTPLVVLLTPGRFNESYFEHLYLARQLGYPLVEGGDLTVRDATVYLKTLSGLRRVHAIMRRLDDDFCDPLELRTDSALGVPGLLEAVRQGRVLVANALGSGVLESPGLLGFLPKINQYLFGEDMILPSIATWWCGEAPVLAQALEKLPELLIKPAFPSQSFAPVFGRDLSEKQRQALAERMQARPYAYVAQELAQLSHAPIWQAENGQLQPRAIGMRMYAVASGEGYRVLPGGLTRVAAEADAEVVSMQRGGASKDTWVLGDRPPSGEQWKSQRNVGVHDLVRRDPYLPSRVVENLFWFGRYCERCDDSARLLRIMLARYVDGDDPQALQAAVDLGERLTLLPDEGELPERLLAALLGEDWSFSLRSNLQRLQWAASQVRGKLSRENWQALVELQREAMDLDTDEPDFGELLDFLNRLVMSLAALSGFALDDMTRDEGWRFLMIGRRIERLQFLSSSLAAFLRGAGAFDQAGLEWLLELGNSSITYRSRYLAVAQLIPVLDLLLLDEQNPHAVLFQLKLVTRTLKRLNDDFGVPREAGLPQLVERLARFDLGCLENPLFGEASVRAALSGLADLLQDIADASSQVSDRLALRHFAHVDDVSQRTVSV, encoded by the coding sequence ATGCCTGACCTGCTAGACCGCTACCCGCTCACAGCGGGCACTTATCACGAACTGCTCGACGGCAGTGGCGCGGTGCGCCCGCACTGGCGGCGGCTGTTCGACCAGTTGCAGCGCAGCACCCCGGCGCAACTGGTACAGCGTCAGGCATTGCTGGCGCGGCAGATTCAGGAAAACGGTGTCACGTATAACGTCTATGCCGATCCCAAAGGCGCGGATCGGCCTTGGGAGCTGGATCTGCTGCCGCATGTGATTGCTGCAGATGAGTGGCAGCAATTGTCGGCAGGCATCGCTCAGCGTGCGCGCCTGCTCAATGCTGTGCTGGCGGACTTGTACGGCCCGCAAAGGCTGATCAGCGAAGGTTTGTTGCCGGCAGAGCTGGTCTTCGGTCACAACAATTTTCTCTGGCCGTGTCAGCATATCGCGCCGCCGGAAGAGATATTTCTGCACCTGTACGCCGTGGATCTGGCACGCACGCCGGACGGGCGCTGGTGGGTCACGGCGGATCGCACACAAGCGCCGTCGGGCGCCGGCTATGCCCTGGAAAACCGCACCATCGTGTCCCGTGCCTTTCCCGAGTTGTACCGTGATCTCAAGGTGCAGCATCTGGCGGGTTTCTTCCGCGCATTGCAGGAAACCCTCGCACGACAGGCGCCGAGTGACGATGACACGCCGCTGGTGGTGCTGCTCACACCGGGGCGCTTCAACGAAAGTTATTTCGAACATTTGTATCTGGCTCGCCAGTTGGGTTACCCGCTGGTCGAGGGCGGTGACCTGACGGTGCGCGATGCCACGGTCTACCTGAAAACCCTCAGTGGTCTGCGTCGGGTGCACGCGATCATGCGCCGGCTCGATGATGATTTCTGCGATCCGCTGGAGCTGCGCACGGACTCGGCGCTCGGTGTTCCCGGTCTGCTCGAAGCGGTGCGTCAGGGCCGCGTGCTGGTGGCCAATGCATTGGGCAGTGGCGTGCTGGAGTCGCCGGGATTGCTTGGGTTTCTGCCCAAGATCAATCAATACCTGTTTGGCGAAGATATGATCCTGCCGTCGATCGCAACGTGGTGGTGCGGTGAGGCGCCGGTATTGGCGCAAGCCCTGGAAAAACTGCCCGAACTGCTGATCAAACCGGCCTTCCCCTCGCAAAGCTTCGCGCCTGTGTTCGGCCGTGATCTGAGTGAAAAACAGCGCCAGGCGCTTGCCGAGCGCATGCAGGCGCGCCCGTATGCCTATGTGGCGCAAGAGTTGGCTCAATTGTCCCACGCGCCGATCTGGCAGGCGGAAAATGGACAACTGCAACCACGGGCGATCGGCATGCGTATGTACGCCGTGGCCAGTGGTGAGGGTTATCGCGTGCTTCCCGGTGGTTTGACCCGGGTGGCCGCCGAGGCGGATGCCGAAGTGGTATCGATGCAGCGCGGCGGGGCGAGCAAGGACACTTGGGTACTTGGCGATCGTCCACCCAGCGGCGAGCAATGGAAGAGCCAGCGTAATGTCGGCGTGCACGATCTGGTGCGGCGCGATCCGTATCTACCCTCGCGAGTGGTGGAGAACCTGTTCTGGTTCGGCCGTTACTGCGAACGCTGCGACGACAGTGCGCGGCTGCTGCGGATCATGCTCGCGCGGTATGTCGATGGCGATGACCCGCAAGCGCTACAGGCGGCGGTCGACCTCGGTGAGCGGCTGACGTTGCTGCCGGACGAAGGTGAACTCCCTGAGCGCCTGTTGGCAGCGCTGCTGGGTGAGGACTGGTCGTTCAGTCTGCGCTCCAACCTGCAGCGGTTGCAGTGGGCAGCCTCGCAGGTGCGTGGCAAGCTTTCGCGCGAGAACTGGCAGGCGCTGGTGGAGTTGCAGCGCGAAGCGATGGACCTGGACACCGACGAACCCGACTTCGGCGAGCTGCTGGATTTCCTCAACCGGCTGGTGATGTCGCTGGCGGCGCTGTCCGGGTTTGCCCTCGACGACATGACCCGCGACGAAGGCTGGCGGTTTCTGATGATTGGCCGGCGCATCGAGCGACTGCAATTTCTCAGCAGCAGTCTGGCGGCATTTCTGCGTGGTGCCGGCGCATTCGATCAGGCGGGCCTGGAGTGGTTGCTGGAGTTGGGCAACAGCAGCATCACCTATCGCTCACGTTATCTGGCCGTGGCGCAATTGATTCCGGTGCTCGACCTGTTGCTGCTGGACGAGCAGAACCCGCACGCGGTGTTGTTTCAGTTGAAGCTGGTGACCCGCACGTTAAAGCGCTTGAATGATGATTTCGGTGTCCCACGGGAAGCGGGGTTGCCACAGTTGGTCGAGCGTCTTGCGCGTTTTGATCTGGGTTGCCTGGAGAATCCATTGTTCGGAGAGGCCAGCGTACGAGCGGCTTTGAGTGGTCTAGCGGATCTGCTGCAGGACATTGCCGACGCCAGTAGTCAGGTCTCGGATCGTCTGGCCCTGCGCCATTTCGCCCATGTCGATGACGTCAGCCAACGCACGGTGTCTGTCTGA